Within the Malaclemys terrapin pileata isolate rMalTer1 chromosome 24, rMalTer1.hap1, whole genome shotgun sequence genome, the region CTGTCTCTTACAAAATAGAGAGTTTCTTTACATTACATTTTTGAATACCAGGGTTGATGCCCCAGAGGGCTGATGCATGAGCTTGCCAGGGCTGTGTGCCTCGTGCTCACCCAGGCTGGCAAAGGAGATGCTCAGGGTAGACAAGCTGTCCTGCCAGGGGTGAGTGTCAGATGCTCGGATGGGCTCGTAGGGCTGAAAGCTCTCCTTTCAGGCACACAGCTACGCGCCTTGTGCTTGCACAGGATACAAGGGATGTGCCCAGGTTTGATGCACCGGTGAGGGCCATGTGCTTAGCACAGGATAGGTGGGCTGGTGCGCCGACCTCCTGGGTACATACACCATGTGCTCAGAGGCAGCCCACTAGCTTCTGTTTCAATTTCTGTAGAATTCTAATGCAAGTCCCAAGATCCAACTCACTGATCACTACCTACCCTTTTCCCCCAGCTGATCGATGAGTTTGGAACCAGTCAGGCAGCTCATTCGGATTTAACCCTTTTGCAATGCAAGCAAGGATCTTACAGATCACGTCGCCCGCTGCCAGCCTGACTAGAAActccctctgctcccagggcagcctcATCCCTGGATTCAGGTTCTCCACGGAGCAGCACAACCAACGGTTAAGtgttgggaagggaaggagagcgGGGCAATGTGCAGACAGGCTGCCCTCCCTAAATGTTACTTTCCAAGAGCTGAGGCTGTAGCCAGAGGTCTGGGAGGGGATGGGACAGGCTGTTTCTCATCTGGACCTGGCAGTGGAGAAGACAGACGGACGCTGATGGCGCTCTAGGTCTGAATACAGTCTCAACACACATGCCTGCCCCCAGATTAACAAATCAACAGGCACGCTACAGCTGTTAGAAAAGAAAAGGTGAGAGAATTACTTCTATTGCAACACAAAATGCGAGGGGGAATGGCCACACCTGTCCACCCCCTCCTTCGGCACAAGCACGCCCATCTCTGCATCCAGACAGCCCCTCCAGCCTGGACTGCCTGTGCTTCATGTCACTTTAACTAAGCACATGTACCTCCGTCCCAGCCCCCAAAGTGCCCACGACACATCCTCATCCTCAATAAAATCCCACTGTGCAACCAGCTTGCCCTAGAGAAAGCGCTCTCTGTTGGTGTCACTGGACACTTCCACTGTCCTCAGGCCAGAGGCTGTCTGAACTGCATGGTGCTGCCTGTGGCGACactgggggggctgggctcaCGGACTCATCCCCCGACTAAAACCTCCCATCAGCTTTGCGCAGGTGTGTCAGACAGCACTAAAGCAGAAAGGTGTTTGGTTTCACTGTAGCCTTGGAAGGACAGACGCCAAAACATCAAGGAGGATGGAAAGACAGATTCCGACCAACAGCTCCAAACTGGCCCCGTGGAACACGGAAGCCCAGGGAATTCACTCAGTCGGGTCAAAGTCGTAGCTCGGTCTGTGACAAGGTCAAGACTGGAAATTCTCACTGTGACAAAGGCTCTGACCGAGCCACCGGCCCCGGGCAGGCCTGGTGAGCAGCCAGGAAACTATTTACATCTCCAATGCCGATGATGCCAAAATCTGTGACCGATAAGGACACTTGAGCAGGGGACACCAGTGCCTCTGGGTCCCTGTCCAAATCCACACGGCCGGAAATTAAAGGCAACCCCTCGTTAATGTCTCCGGGGAGAGTGAAGTCCATAGTTATCGTCTCACCGGAGCTCTGCAATGTCTCCTGCTTGTCTGCCAGGCCCGGTCCTGCCGGTGGCAGCTGGTAAAGCCCCATTTCCGAGGGGTTCACTGGATGCCGCGTGCAAGTGGCTGAGATGCCGCCCGAGGACGTGTCCTCTGCAGGGTCAAAGGAACAGTTTGTCTCTGAGGGAGTGCTGCACTCGTAACCCTGGCCTGATTCGCTCATGCTGCCCAAACTGCATGCTGCGCTCTCCACGCTCAGAGGCTCTGCACGGCACAAGGGGCGGAGGAGGAACAGAGAGACAGGGTGAGGAGAGCAGGTGAGAGAAAGCTAGAGTGAGTCCATTGTACACACATGCAGATAACACTGTACAGGGTCTTATTCACATCCGCGGACCAGAACCATCTCGTTAGACTGTACGTGGCCATGATCACTCGCTCCTTCATGGTATCGGCCGAGATCCATCACAGTTTATCACTGTTATTGctactgtttgccagaagcagggaatgggcaacaggggatggatcacttgatgattacctgctctgttcattccctctgaagcacctggcattggccactggcagcagacaggatactgggctggatggaccattggtatgacccagtatggccgctcttatgtggTTCCCATGTGTGGGATGCATGTGGGGAGGCGGGGAAGAAAGTTcattttggggtggaggggggggaaccAACATCAGTGCTTCTATGGAAATTCAGATATCCTGCGATGTGACTCTCCAAGATGCGCCTGATGctgggaacccccacccccaaacacacaccagGGTGTTTGCCCCTAGATGTGGATACGCAAAGCCCCAGGTTTGTTAGGAGATGGTAAGAGAGGCAGATTATTCCCCACTCCTTTACATTCTCCCCAAAGCTCCCCCTTAGCGCTAAATTCCCAAAAGTGGTTTCTCAGCCTCATGCTCTGACAGTGGGATGGGCTGATTTAGCGAAAGACAAGGCCCCTCCCTtagccctgagccctttcctgcTGTGCTGGTGTCTGCTCAATGGTTCCCCCAGGACCTGGTTCCAACCAGGGGAATTTAAGGAGCTGCGATAACAGGTGCAAATCTGCAAATATGCCATAGGGAGTCATGAGAGAGGACAAACGGAAGCTCCGTACCCCAGAGCAGTGGGAAGGAGAGGCCTAAAGGAAGGCAAAGGAGTTACCTGCACTCTCAATTGCCAGGTGATCTTGATTGAAGTGAGAGTCCAGGCAGCTGGTGGCAGAGGAAATCGGTGGGGAGTTCCGAGAGCGGGTGGCATTTTCCGCCTCGGCCCCGTCCAAGTCGTTATCCACGTAATCCCTGCAGGGGGAGAGACGATGCTGTGACCATCCACTCCGTGGGGTTAAGCAGGTGGGGGAAATCAACAACCCTCCCTAACACACTGCCATGGGACAACGCAGGAGGTAACGTGGATGTTCTCAGCACCCCGCACAGGGCACAATCGGCAACAGGCTTGCTGTGCGGAAAACATCCTTCCCCTCAAGGTCTATGGGGCTCCTTCTGTTCCTGCATGGGCACAACCCCTCCTGAAACCAGTGGAGCTAAACCAGTGCATGTGAAATCAGAATTGGGCCCTCTCAGGTTCCAACACTTGCTGAACTCTGCAATCCCAAAGAACTACACTTCTCTGCCTCCCACAGTGAACTCAATGGGCAAACACTCTCCCCAGGGAGCCGGCCACTGCCCAGAACTGCTGTCACAGCCTGTGCGGCGTCAGCGTGCTGGCAgacagagctgggtgggaaatggcttTCCGGTCCCTGGAAAATTgtcaagattttgaaattttttcttATCCCAAAGTGGGACAAAAGGTCAACATCTCAAAAACATTTGCTAACCAACAAGCCGGGAAACGTTTGGGGTTGGGTCCagagttttgttttgacattttgtttcaatttcgaccttttttaattccaaaaaatgttttttattataATGAGCTTATAGTTCTagccaaaaaaaatcatttcaaacaaaaccagaatttttcggttaaaaaataaataaatgccaaaACAGGACGTTTCAACAATTTtgaaacaccccctcccccctcccctccaattttTCGAACGGAGACACTGGCCCAATCCTACCATTTCCCACTAAGTTTCAGTTGTGATTAGTTGTTTTccaacaaaaaacatttcctggaaAAAATGCCCACCCAGCGCTACTGGCAAATGGCTGCTTTCCTTTGTGGAGGGACAGTGGGCTACCCTCTGTATGTGCGTCTATTGGCCTGccaccccccaggaccctcctgacTAGAAGACCTTCCATCTCATGAGGTTTATGGCCGGGAGCGCTATTTTAAGATCAAGGTCCCtgaagcagggagtggggcgagaCAGGGAGCCTCGCTGGGAAGTAACGTTTACTAATCTTAGTCTGAGAATATTCCACGCACGTGGCTCCAGGGTGGAGGACATACTTCTTCCTTCCGAAGCGAGTCTGCTGGGTGAAGTAGTCATAGCGCTCCGACTTCTTCCACATGTAATAGTACTCCACGCACTCTCCCACCGACCGGGTGCGGACCTACAGGGAACGATTAGTCAGAGTCCCTCCATAGAGCCCCGAGGGCTTTACGAAGAGTCAGTACCATCACCCCACTTTGtagatggggaaaatgaagtTCATTCAAGTGACTTGACCCGAGTCGCAcggtgagtcagtggcagggaCTGGaatctcctgactctcagtcttgTGCCCTATTCATTGGGCTACATGGCTCCACCTTCATCCCGAAGGATCCCACTGAACTCTACAAACGACCCACACCCTGCAATCACTGACTCCCAGAAACATCGCAAGGGTGAAGAgcgtttgcaaagcactttgagatcctcagctaGCCAGTGCTAATTATTAATAAATTAAGCCTTGCAATCTCTGATGGAAATCAGTATTGTTTTTCCTGTAGTGCAGACGGGAGAAATCAAGCAGTGAACAGTGCTGATTACATGCACTGGACCCATGCACTCGACAACGGCCACGCAGCAAATCAATTTCCCCAGATTAAGTAAGGTTTAGTATATTTTCCCAGCACTAACATgcactcctgcagctcctctgtcTGTGACCCAAGAACATGCCTCTTTACCTTGTTAGCTTGTATAAGATGGAAGTTTTTTCCGTGGACTCTAAACCCATGTTCAAAGTTTCTGCATTCTTCCTCGCTCCAGGCACACAGCTCATCTGCAGCACAaggaaacaggatgttaggagtTCCACAGAACCCCCGGGTtactgagagacagacagacagacacattcaGAGACTGCTGGAGTTGCAGAAGGAATCTGGACATTTGGGATACAGCATGCAAGAGAATCTAAACACTTGGGTCTCTCACCTCTGATGACCTTCACGTTGAATCGTAATCTCCGCAGTGCCTCTTCTGCATTGAAGTTACATTTAACCAGTTCATACAGAGCCTATGCAATGTAATAAAGAACTGCTGATTACATGCGCTGGACGCGTATATCACTAACCAACTCAGCTGTAGATCACTGCATCTGCCCAGACAGCATGTTCTCTTCTGGAGCCACCTATCTACACCGCCCCACTTCGACCATCAGGAAGGATTGCTCCACAGTTCGAGGCTCTAAATGATAAAGCACGGGGCTGTCCTGGGAGGAGCCTAGAGACAGTAGGTGTGCATGTGTCCTGAAACAGCTGTCATTAAAATACTAGTCTGAACGGGCCGGCTCAGCAAATGGTGGCAACACAACCCACATGGAGTATTTGAGTCAAGTCCCAAGCGCTCCTTTTGCTCCTCAACCCAGCAGGATGCAGTAGAAAGCAGCAGGCTCGGCCAGAAAGGTTCCCTCTGTCTGATTCTTGGAGCAGCAGTGATGGGCCCCAGAGGGAGATGTATCAGCTAGAAAGAAGGTCTCATTCACCCCGGGTCTTTGTGAGAGCCGCTCCCTCCCCtctgaaacaaacaagcaagcaattcTGAAACTCCCTGCTGACACTTCCTGCCCCCTTGGCCAGGGCTACTTGACTTCTGTCCACAACACTGAGACCACAGAGAATTTGGTGACTGcacaaagccctggctcccaggctcacCTGCTCATTGTCCTTCACCATCTCTCCTTCTGGCAGATTGGCACTGGAGACCTCGTCCCACCTCCGCTTAACTGCTCGGTACAAGAACTCTTCCACCTCCCTCTCGGGGAGGATGTTTGGGTCCCACAGCAGCTGATCTTCATTCTCGTAGGCTATTGGGAACATCAGGGCATGTCTGAAATGAGCTGGTCAATCAGAGAGCACCCTCGCTTTCAAGAGGTGGGCTGTGGGTGGATCAGAGAGGAAGTCTCTGGCTCCAGCCTGGCAGTTATGGTCAGATGGGAAGCTCAAGTTGCGAGTCCTTAGATCTGGAGCCAGGGTGTTTTCTCTCCTGAATCTGGAGAGTGTAGGGCTGCTGAGCCCAGATTCCCCCTTTAGTCTGATTAGCCCAAGACTGCTGGCTGTCAGAGCACAGGGAAGGACTCTGTTTGCTCAGGCCTTTCCTGAAGGGGCAGCTGGGGAGACTTTTTGAGGCTCAAGACTTCTCTAGGCTTATTAGAGGACATGCCAATTGATGCATGTGGTTTTATAAAGCCAGATTCTGCAGTGCCCCTTCCTGCACTGGGCATAGGAATGggagggcaaaggtggctttaagcaaCCACTGTTTCTGTCAAATTCTGGCCCAGGCATCCCCCTAGCTGCTCCCACTCTCACACTTTAGCACACGGCTGTGTATTgtgctttaagaacataagagcggccatactgggtcagaccaaaggtctatctagcccagtatcctgtcttccgacagtggccaatgccaggtgccccagagggaatgaacagaacaggtaatcttcaagtgatccatcccctgtcacccattcccagcttctggcaaacagaggctagggacaccatccctgtccaccctggctaatagccattgatggacctatcctccatgcacttatctagttcttttttgaaccctgttatagtcttggttttcacaacatcctctggcaaggagttccacaggttgactgtgagttgggtgaagaaatacttccttttgtttgttttaaacctgctgcctattaatttcatttgatgatccctagttcttgtattatgcaaaggtgtaaataacacttccttgtttactttctccacaccagtcatgattttatagacctccatcatatcccccattagtcatttctttttacaagctgaaaagtcccagtcttattaatctctcctcatatagcagccgttccatacccttaatcatttttgttgcccttttctgaaccttttccaattccaatataccttttttgagatggggcgaccacatctgcacgcagtattcaagatgtgggcgtatcatggatttatacagaggcaagatgatattttctgtcttattatctatccctttctcaatgagtcccaacattctgtttgtttttttgactgccgctgcacattgagtggatgttttcagagaactattcacaatgactccaagatctctttcctgagtggtaacaaccaatttagaccccatcattttatatgtatacttgggattacatttttccaatgtgcattactttgcatttatccacattgaatttcatctggcattctgttgcccagtcacccagttttaagagatccttttgtagctctttgcagtctgcctgggacttaactatcttgagcaattttgtatcatctgcaaatgttgccacctcactgtttacccctttttccagatcacttacgAATATactgaataggactgggcccagtacagatccctaaGGGAcagcactatttacctctctcatttctgaaaactgaccatttattcctatcctttgtttcctatcttttaaccagttatacGTTCACAGCAATGCGGGCAAttgtttaaatgaaaacaaagcaaacagaaaCTTGCAATGAACTAAAACAACATTTCTATTCAGATATAAGGCTTGGTAACCACTGGCACTTAATatactttttgtttatttatttgtttttcaagacaaagggcttgattctccttggCCCTTCACCTGGCACATTCATTTACACCAGGGCAAAGTGAGTGCAGAGAAGGGGTGGAATGCCATCCCCTTCTGATCTGGTTGCATTTTACatccattttgcactggtgtTCACATGAAGCATATGGCGCAGGACAATGGAGAACGTGACCCAAGATCTATGGGCTGAGCACTCTCAGCTCCCATAAACTTCAGTAGGAGCTAAGGGCACGCAGCGTCTTGTAGGATAGAGTCCTAAATTTGAGCTTAAAACTAGTAGGAAGTGAACCCTTTTAACTAACTTGCCCAGAGTCAGCCTGGCATAAAAATTGAGGGAGGAAGTGAGTCATTTCTAGAGAGCAGACGCCCGGCTAGCAGACTGCATCTCAGTTCCAACTAATGGGTGCAGAGTCTTGAGTTAATAAATGATTGGACACAATCtggaaaaccaaaacatttctctGCTTCTGAGAGATCCGATCTCACTGGAAGTTGTGATCAGCACTGGGGATTCTGTATGAAAATGTAGAGATAAATGGTATCTCTTGCCAGTTtgtgaaatacaaataaaatatcacGGCAAGGCATTAACTTTTCTTTGGCCATGTCTGAGACTCACATCCCCAACTTTGCCAAACGCAGACCAATCCATCAGAAATTTCACATGCTTGATATCAGGATTTTTCAAGAAAGTTTGGAGGCAAAAAAGACAAAGAGTTTGGCAGACACAGAGATTCAAATATAAGACCAATGGAAGGGGAGAAGCAGAATCCATCTCTGATCCAACTTCTGAACCCACAATAAGTTCCTGTTGATGATTATTTGTGAGACGTtcgggggtcggggggggggagagcaagtAAATTCTCAGTCTAAAAACTTTGTTCACTTGGAATTAAGCATGAAAACAATCTAACACAGTTGTTCAGGAACAAAATCAAGAGAACACTGTagttttctaaaaacaaaacctaCCTCAATTAGAAAGCCTGCAAAGTCAAGGTTTtaacaaaaacccaaacaccgaaaattatggaaaataaaataatctgaaaaatcTTAATTCTGCTGCACTTCACTGCCCTGAGAAATGCCTGAAACATAGAGACAATGTGACCCTCCAAGAACACAGGTGTCTATAAGAACATATGGAcgttgaagatagacaaattcagagtagaaGTCAGGAGcaaatttttagcagtgagggtcATTAACCACTGTGGctgagtctccatcactggcaatttttaaatcaaaactggatgtttttctaacacaTCCATTCCTAGTTCCACCCCAGCTACTGGACTTGAAGCAGAAataaattcagggaagttctatggcctgtgttgtgcaaaAGATCCGACTAGAtcaccacaatggtcccttgaaGTCAATTAAACTATATTATCAGAGACTCCAAAAATTAAAGATGCCTTCGTACGCTACCTTAATTGTAACCTTGCAGTGATTACAAACTGCCAGATCATGTAAAGCAAACTGCACCTGGGTTTGCATTGCAAACAGCTAAGACTGTTGGCTCTTTTAGGGCCAAGCGCAGTCCTGTGTAAAATACTGGATCACACTGTGAACTGTCGCACATTGGCGACAACTAATCCACCACCCTTTTCCTAAAAGCCCCACTTCTGTTTGGAGGAATGAGTATTGTTAGACATCATATCTAGAGATACAAACCTCAGCGACAGAGCCAACACTCTGTCAGCGGCTCAGATCAGTGGACCCCATATCCAGAAAAGATGCAGCACAAATGTTACAATCAGAGCAAGGAAGGGCTCTCACCTTTTTCACTGTGCCTGTTGAAGTGGAGGATAGGAACAGCAGCCTGGTACTGAGGTCCAACCATGATCTCCTGAAAACCATCAGAGAAGAGAATTATTACAAGATTATGTGTTTGTACTGGAATCAACTCAGGGACCTGGTGATGAACGGAACTTAACCTGCCTCACTAAACACACTGGCGGACCACATTGTCCATGTCCGCTCTAGGGGGATCCCTCCTATTCGTTAGAACAATTATGAAGGGGTTTTCAAACAAATTACAGTTTGCTGACCCTGTGCTTTTAAGCCTGGTCTCAATGCTGAATATTTATACCAAGACCCTACATCATCTAAGGCTGCAGAGAAGAAGATGCAACAGGGCTTCTTCAGCTTGCTGCGTGTCCAAAGAGGAGTCTACTCTCCTCTTCCACAAGATCGTTCTCCAAAGACCCATCCTGGGCATGCAACACTAGACCTCACCTCTCCTACGCTACGAGTTGCAGTTCTGAATTTTGAGGTACAGCATCCCCCTCGCTGTGAGCATAATCTCAGATACAGGCTGCACAGGGCATGTTTTAAGATACGTCTGCCATGGCCTTGCACAGAATGTAAGACCCAGAGTACAGATGCCTGACATTGAGTTCCCCAAGAGGCACCCCGGGGTTGGGTCTCGTGGTGTCCTTGAGCTGCTCAGCTTTCTCACACTTGAATGCTGAGCATTAGCCCCCCAGGGAAGTGCGGTTGGCTCAGATCACTTACCTTCTTGCACTCGTTGGATGGGATGGAGTCCTCTTCGGAATCCTCTGCCGAGGAGGAAGCACATGGAGAAGAGCAGGGCTCTTTGTCTTCATCAGCCAGGAAGTTTGCTTTGAAGAAAGAGAAGTCACTTGTTCAGTTACAAGATGGCTAACACCCAGCCTCAATACCTCTagattctctctccttccctcattTCCCATCCTGGAGTTGTTTTGAGCCTGCTCCATTTATTCAGAACAACTTACCCAGATTCTCTTCTTGCCACATGAGCAGTGATCATTCAGCAGAGCCAAGGCTCCCAAATTTTGCAGGATTAGGGGTAGAATCCCAATCAATCATTCCACACTGAGTTCTCCCTTGCTTTGGCTCCCTACAAACCCCCATTATTAAAGTCCGAGGAACATAGGAGTTGCCATACTAGGCTGGACCATTGTTCTACTAATCTGCAACATCCCCTTCAAGATCAGACCACTGGTCCTTCTGCTCAGGAATTCTGCCTGCTGTCATACCCGATGAGACCAATGGTCTCGCTACTCTGAGAGCGGATGCTGCGGAGGGAGCATCTGGCAGCGATATTTctcaggaaggcaaaaaacctcaaCATCCCATGCACTTCACCAGTTGTGTAGTTGCCCCAAAAGTCCACGCTGGGCGTGTAACAGAAATTCTCAGTGCCCTGAGGCTATGAGCTACAGCTGGAGAGAATTGCTTCCTGACCCTACAGCTGATCAGTTCACACCCTGAACCATAAAATTCAACTCCCCTTATCACTACAGCCTAATTCTATCTGTGCCTTGCAGTAACATCAGGAGGGCTGAGTTTATCTCCAGGTCCCAGGACCAACCTCAAAAGTTGCTACTTCAGGAATTTCAGtaaccaaaaatttaaaaattattttaaaaattggccttTCCTCCTGAGCCACCTCCAAGTACAAAAGGTCCGTTAGAAATCAGGGACACATACAGCTAGGCTGGTTTGGGAAAAGGTCCGACGCATCGTGGGACGTGACGGACGGAGTCAGGTCGTCGGCTGAAGACTGcgtctcctcctcttcttcccctgaAAGCAAATCCTTCGCTATTTGTTCCTTTTAACAACAACAAgaaagtgaaaaatgtttttaaattaaaaaaaaaaagggaggggaggcCTAGAGTAAACCATCCCTGGCCAAGATCCCTTCCTCCGTGCATCTCCTCCACCCCACAGGCACTTCCCTTAGACCTTCCTTAACCACACCCCCAAAAGACTGTTTCCTTACAGGCCCGCTGGGAGAGTCAAGAGGAGAGTGGCTTCCTGCAGATGCTACAGGGAGAAAGGGTAAGGAGCACTTTCTGCAGAGCCCATCCAGAGGGGGTGACtttcagaggggctggcagggaatAAACTTTCAGTGGCTCTTATGCAGAGTGGCAGGACTCCTGGTTTCCCTGGGAATAGAGGGTGATCGATTCACACCACACACAGAAGAGGAGGGATCTACATTCCAAACAGGGCTTGTAGTTTGTTGCTCTTTGTAACAATTACTCTTTCTTTAGTCTCCTCTGAATTTCCTGTTTGTGTTCGCACCTCTGCAGCTGACATTCCCTGTTGCCCTTTGGGATCGGTGGGTTAGCCAATTCCCACCTGCTGGAATTCAAAAGTCTTCAATATACTAGACCCCTGAATGAGGGACCCAGTAGATGCTTCCTATTCTAGACCCTACACCAACCTGGGGTGCACTACTTGATCCCCTTGCTAGTAGCTAGCACGTGACAACAAAGTTGCCCTTACCTTATCCAGGGTCATGTCCGGCAGGTTGCGAGGGATGTCATTGCTCTCGCTGTCCTGCTCCGAGATCGGATCAGATGCCTCATAGCCGTAAAGTGCAAGCAGCTCCTCGAATGGCATTTCACTGCTCTGAGCGAGAGGAGGACAAAGCTTCATCAGGAATGGAACAACCACCGAGTACAACACCAGCTGCAGTAAACAGAGATATGCAGAGGcagtcagggcagctctgctcccctggggGCTGGCTCTGATCTGTCTTTGGCGCTGCTCTATGATCCAGGAAACCAAAAGGTATTGACTAACGGGGCTATGACAATCTGTACTTCCCCAAGCTGTGGACAAACCTGGGAAATTATCCCAAAGCAACAGATTCAAGGGTGGCTTTTTTACACTGGGTTTTCATGCTGGTGAAGAGGTTCCAGttaacagccctggagactaGTTCACTGTATTTACCCA harbors:
- the MIER2 gene encoding mesoderm induction early response protein 2 isoform X2, which translates into the protein MAEASVSRQSPRVVPYPAHNLCPGEPGLQTAAVVSMGSSDHRFTLAEILSQNYGVREEKEEEDDTQEKEKSLEELEKSFSASQLVLYSVVVPFLMKLCPPLAQSSEMPFEELLALYGYEASDPISEQDSESNDIPRNLPDMTLDKEQIAKDLLSGEEEEETQSSADDLTPSVTSHDASDLFPNQPSSNFLADEDKEPCSSPCASSSAEDSEEDSIPSNECKKEIMVGPQYQAAVPILHFNRHSEKAYENEDQLLWDPNILPEREVEEFLYRAVKRRWDEVSSANLPEGEMVKDNEQALYELVKCNFNAEEALRRLRFNVKVIRDELCAWSEEECRNFEHGFRVHGKNFHLIQANKVRTRSVGECVEYYYMWKKSERYDYFTQQTRFGRKKDYVDNDLDGAEAENATRSRNSPPISSATSCLDSHFNQDHLAIESAEPLSVESAACSLGSMSESGQGYECSTPSETNCSFDPAEDTSSGGISATCTRHPVNPSEMGLYQLPPAGPGLADKQETLQSSGETITMDFTLPGDINEGLPLISGRVDLDRDPEALVSPAQVSLSVTDFGIIGIGDVNSFLAAHQACPGPVARSEPLSQ
- the MIER2 gene encoding mesoderm induction early response protein 2 isoform X4, which gives rise to MPFEELLALYGYEASDPISEQDSESNDIPRNLPDMTLDKEQIAKDLLSGEEEEETQSSADDLTPSVTSHDASDLFPNQPSSNFLADEDKEPCSSPCASSSAEDSEEDSIPSNECKKEIMVGPQYQAAVPILHFNRHSEKAYENEDQLLWDPNILPEREVEEFLYRAVKRRWDEVSSANLPEGEMVKDNEQALYELVKCNFNAEEALRRLRFNVKVIRDELCAWSEEECRNFEHGFRVHGKNFHLIQANKVRTRSVGECVEYYYMWKKSERYDYFTQQTRFGRKKYVLHPGATDYVDNDLDGAEAENATRSRNSPPISSATSCLDSHFNQDHLAIESAEPLSVESAACSLGSMSESGQGYECSTPSETNCSFDPAEDTSSGGISATCTRHPVNPSEMGLYQLPPAGPGLADKQETLQSSGETITMDFTLPGDINEGLPLISGRVDLDRDPEALVSPAQVSLSVTDFGIIGIGDVNSFLAAHQACPGPVARSEPLSQ
- the MIER2 gene encoding mesoderm induction early response protein 2 isoform X1 is translated as MAEASVSRQSPRVVPYPAHNLCPGEPGLQTAAVVSMGSSDHRFTLAEILSQNYGVREEKEEEDDTQEKEKSLEELEKSFSASQLVLYSVVVPFLMKLCPPLAQSSEMPFEELLALYGYEASDPISEQDSESNDIPRNLPDMTLDKEQIAKDLLSGEEEEETQSSADDLTPSVTSHDASDLFPNQPSSNFLADEDKEPCSSPCASSSAEDSEEDSIPSNECKKEIMVGPQYQAAVPILHFNRHSEKAYENEDQLLWDPNILPEREVEEFLYRAVKRRWDEVSSANLPEGEMVKDNEQALYELVKCNFNAEEALRRLRFNVKVIRDELCAWSEEECRNFEHGFRVHGKNFHLIQANKVRTRSVGECVEYYYMWKKSERYDYFTQQTRFGRKKYVLHPGATDYVDNDLDGAEAENATRSRNSPPISSATSCLDSHFNQDHLAIESAEPLSVESAACSLGSMSESGQGYECSTPSETNCSFDPAEDTSSGGISATCTRHPVNPSEMGLYQLPPAGPGLADKQETLQSSGETITMDFTLPGDINEGLPLISGRVDLDRDPEALVSPAQVSLSVTDFGIIGIGDVNSFLAAHQACPGPVARSEPLSQ
- the MIER2 gene encoding mesoderm induction early response protein 2 isoform X3, which produces MAEASVSRQSPRVVPYPAHNLCPGEPGLQTAAVVSMGSSDHRFTLAEILSQNYGVREEKEEEDDTQEKEKSLEELEKSFSASQSSEMPFEELLALYGYEASDPISEQDSESNDIPRNLPDMTLDKEQIAKDLLSGEEEEETQSSADDLTPSVTSHDASDLFPNQPSSNFLADEDKEPCSSPCASSSAEDSEEDSIPSNECKKEIMVGPQYQAAVPILHFNRHSEKAYENEDQLLWDPNILPEREVEEFLYRAVKRRWDEVSSANLPEGEMVKDNEQALYELVKCNFNAEEALRRLRFNVKVIRDELCAWSEEECRNFEHGFRVHGKNFHLIQANKVRTRSVGECVEYYYMWKKSERYDYFTQQTRFGRKKYVLHPGATDYVDNDLDGAEAENATRSRNSPPISSATSCLDSHFNQDHLAIESAEPLSVESAACSLGSMSESGQGYECSTPSETNCSFDPAEDTSSGGISATCTRHPVNPSEMGLYQLPPAGPGLADKQETLQSSGETITMDFTLPGDINEGLPLISGRVDLDRDPEALVSPAQVSLSVTDFGIIGIGDVNSFLAAHQACPGPVARSEPLSQ